One part of the Gemmatimonadaceae bacterium genome encodes these proteins:
- a CDS encoding tetratricopeptide repeat protein has product MAIRGSLREASLPDVLQLLAMGKKSGCLSVTHRNAFGNIYFDRGRISYASIVNRRDRLGDILVKDGLISHADLEAAIAVQALSPERKLGEILVAQRVLAREELHQYIKHQIEEAVYFLFTWNQGTFSFEADIRPDAQDILVSINPESLLLEGARRVDEWSLIEKKIPSFDIIFSIDRQHLLDSKVELTPEQESLVPSIDGQRDVAALIDESGLGEFEVGKALYGLITAGFMHRVGRTRAPEPVSQEARITEHRNLGVAFYKTGMLDEAMREFRRVAELRPGDEHGEFYLGLLALRQGRLEEAVRTLRTAAARPAAKGATHLNLAYALERSGRLDEARLTLARAEQLLGNDPTLRLAGAVLALRRHDVAAADEALRDAAALWGTRKRPAAWFHYAGLVAAILGDLDRALTVLEEGVTVHPHSAVLLNNLATVLERRGRHAEATSVADRGQIEDASLPQLHKNAGDLHYRAGRYDDALDCYMRAVRAAPDLGGDVWLKLGNIRFRRREREEAIRCWERSLALAPDNPMARTNLETAQRLA; this is encoded by the coding sequence ATGGCCATCCGGGGCTCACTCCGCGAAGCGTCGCTCCCCGACGTCCTGCAACTCCTCGCGATGGGGAAGAAGAGCGGCTGCCTCAGCGTCACGCATCGCAACGCCTTCGGCAACATCTATTTCGACCGCGGGCGCATCTCCTATGCGTCCATCGTCAACCGGCGCGACCGCCTGGGCGACATCCTCGTCAAGGACGGCCTCATCTCCCACGCCGACCTCGAGGCCGCCATCGCCGTGCAGGCGCTGTCGCCCGAGCGCAAGCTGGGCGAGATCCTCGTCGCGCAGCGCGTCCTCGCGCGCGAGGAGTTGCACCAGTACATCAAGCACCAGATCGAGGAGGCGGTCTACTTCCTCTTCACCTGGAACCAGGGGACCTTCTCGTTCGAGGCCGACATCCGCCCCGACGCGCAGGACATCCTCGTTTCCATCAACCCGGAGTCGCTCCTCCTCGAGGGGGCGCGCCGGGTCGACGAGTGGTCGCTGATCGAGAAGAAGATCCCGTCGTTCGACATCATCTTCTCCATCGATCGGCAGCACCTGCTCGACAGCAAGGTGGAGTTGACGCCGGAACAGGAGTCGCTCGTCCCCAGCATCGACGGGCAGCGCGACGTGGCCGCGCTCATCGACGAATCGGGGTTGGGGGAGTTCGAGGTGGGGAAGGCGCTCTACGGGCTCATCACCGCCGGCTTCATGCATCGCGTGGGGCGCACGCGCGCCCCGGAGCCGGTGAGCCAGGAGGCGCGCATCACGGAGCACCGCAACCTCGGCGTCGCCTTCTACAAGACGGGGATGCTCGACGAGGCGATGCGCGAGTTCCGGCGCGTCGCCGAGTTGCGCCCCGGCGACGAGCACGGCGAGTTCTACCTCGGCCTCCTCGCGCTGCGCCAGGGGCGCCTGGAGGAGGCGGTGCGCACGCTGCGCACCGCGGCTGCTCGCCCCGCCGCCAAGGGGGCCACGCACCTCAACCTTGCCTATGCGCTGGAGCGCTCCGGGCGACTGGACGAGGCCCGCCTCACCCTGGCGCGCGCCGAGCAGCTCCTCGGGAACGACCCCACGTTGCGCCTGGCGGGGGCCGTCCTGGCGCTGCGCCGCCACGACGTCGCCGCCGCCGACGAGGCGTTGCGTGATGCTGCCGCGCTTTGGGGAACGCGCAAGCGCCCCGCGGCATGGTTCCACTACGCCGGCCTGGTCGCCGCCATCCTCGGCGACCTCGATCGTGCGCTCACCGTCCTCGAGGAGGGCGTCACCGTCCACCCGCATTCCGCCGTTCTCCTCAACAACCTCGCCACCGTGCTGGAGCGCCGCGGGCGCCATGCCGAGGCGACCAGCGTCGCCGATCGCGGGCAGATCGAGGATGCGTCGCTGCCGCAACTGCACAAGAACGCCGGCGACCTGCACTACCGCGCCGGTCGCTACGACGACGCGCTCGATTGCTACATGCGCGCCGTGCGCGCCGCCCCCGACCTCGGCGGCGACGTCTGGCTCAAGCTCGGCAACATCCGGTTCCGCCGGCGCGAGCGCGAGGAGGCCATCCGCTGCTGGGAACGCTCGCTCGCGCTGGCCCCCGACAATCCCATGGCGCGCACCAACCTCGAGACCGCGCAGCGGCTCGCCTGA
- a CDS encoding chemotaxis protein CheD has product MTTPVAAPDIHVNVGEAAVLRERGVMASVGLGSCVAIVLHDRVARVGGMAHVLLPHEALSRTPGKPSRFATTAVGHLLTLMRDLARAAEPGATVDAAEARIVGGASMFAALLNGGGINMGERNVHATRRALAAAGIPLVAEDTGGDFGRSVYFDVATGELRVTSIRHGERLL; this is encoded by the coding sequence GTGACCACTCCCGTCGCCGCTCCTGACATTCACGTGAATGTCGGCGAAGCCGCCGTGCTCCGCGAGCGCGGCGTGATGGCCAGCGTGGGACTGGGCTCATGCGTCGCCATCGTGCTGCACGATCGCGTGGCACGCGTGGGCGGGATGGCGCACGTGCTCCTTCCGCACGAGGCGCTGTCGCGAACGCCCGGGAAGCCGTCGCGCTTTGCCACCACCGCGGTGGGGCACCTGCTCACGCTGATGCGTGACCTCGCGCGCGCCGCCGAACCCGGCGCAACGGTCGATGCCGCCGAGGCGCGCATCGTGGGCGGCGCGTCGATGTTCGCCGCGCTGCTCAACGGTGGCGGCATCAACATGGGAGAGCGCAACGTGCACGCGACGCGCCGTGCGCTGGCCGCGGCCGGCATTCCCCTTGTTGCCGAAGATACCGGCGGCGATTTCGGGCGCAGCGTCTACTTCGATGTGGCCACCGGCGAGCTCCGCGTCACCTCGATTCGACATGGCGAACGCCTTCTCTAG
- the cheB gene encoding chemotaxis-specific protein-glutamate methyltransferase CheB, whose amino-acid sequence MANAFSSRRTVLVVDDSPFIRQVVRDLIDSSPEFVVIGEAGDGHAALAMVHERQPDLVTLDVQMPGLDGLATLGYLMSEAPRPIVMLSALGDGGETTMRALELGAVDFVRKPGSGDVLDLVTLRERLLGALRTAVSAHYRSVPVLARARSAAGGRVRTPPALSALPVRAATHVVIIASSTGGPRALAEIVPSLAIGDAAVVICQHMPPGFTESLARRLDALASVPVTEAVDGELLAAGRVYVAPGGVQTTLHPGQGTLRLAVRPGPPVHGVVPAADPLLRTAAEHLGPRAIAVILTGMGHDGARGTRLLREAGGFAIVQDEQTSIVYGMPHAALALAGADNIAPLGEVAAAIATGLQRRGCDVERIPASAPGHGDVAPRLRGDADTRKARDARRPATVNSQDDA is encoded by the coding sequence ATGGCGAACGCCTTCTCTAGCCGGCGCACGGTGCTCGTCGTCGACGACTCGCCGTTCATCCGGCAGGTCGTGCGCGACCTCATCGACAGCTCACCGGAGTTTGTCGTCATCGGGGAGGCAGGGGATGGCCACGCCGCTCTGGCCATGGTGCACGAGCGCCAGCCCGACCTGGTCACGCTCGACGTGCAGATGCCGGGGCTCGATGGCCTGGCGACGCTCGGCTATCTCATGAGCGAGGCGCCACGCCCGATCGTGATGCTCAGCGCCCTGGGCGACGGCGGCGAGACGACGATGCGCGCGCTCGAACTGGGAGCGGTGGACTTCGTGCGCAAGCCGGGGAGCGGCGATGTCCTCGACCTCGTCACCCTGCGCGAGCGACTGCTCGGTGCGCTCCGCACCGCGGTCTCGGCGCACTATCGCTCGGTCCCCGTGCTGGCGCGCGCGCGCTCGGCGGCGGGTGGGCGCGTGCGCACACCGCCGGCGCTGAGCGCGCTCCCCGTACGAGCGGCTACGCACGTCGTCATCATCGCCTCGTCCACCGGTGGGCCGCGCGCCCTGGCGGAGATCGTGCCCTCGCTCGCCATCGGTGACGCGGCCGTCGTCATCTGCCAGCACATGCCGCCCGGTTTCACGGAGAGCCTGGCCCGCCGCCTCGATGCCCTGGCGAGCGTTCCCGTCACCGAGGCGGTGGATGGGGAGCTGTTGGCCGCCGGGCGTGTCTACGTTGCACCTGGCGGCGTGCAGACGACGCTGCACCCCGGCCAGGGCACGTTGCGGCTGGCGGTGCGCCCCGGCCCCCCCGTCCACGGCGTCGTCCCCGCTGCCGATCCGCTCCTCCGCACGGCGGCGGAGCACCTTGGCCCCCGCGCCATCGCCGTGATCCTCACCGGCATGGGACACGATGGCGCGCGAGGCACGCGCCTCCTCCGCGAGGCCGGCGGCTTCGCCATCGTGCAGGACGAACAGACCTCCATCGTGTATGGCATGCCGCACGCGGCGCTCGCGCTGGCCGGCGCCGATAACATCGCACCGCTCGGCGAGGTCGCTGCCGCCATCGCGACCGGGCTGCAGCGCCGCGGGTGTGACGTGGAACGCATTCCGGCGAGCGCGCCGGGCCATGGTGACGTCGCACCGCGCTTGCGCGGCGATGCCGACACGAGGAAGGCGCGTGACGCGCGGCGCCCGGCAACGGTCAATTCCCAGGATGATGCCTGA
- a CDS encoding chemotaxis protein CheW, whose amino-acid sequence MMPDAALSPSSLSAFVRFRDRVRARTGSAELLAFRLGDERFAFDVRALDEAVDQPHVEMTPVNGAAILVGLMRHADRSIPVFDTARVLGVRRDTLAAVDAPSQVLVMRSGARRIALLVDAIDDVVTLELTTIQPPPFDAGDELLIGVTWNGEDGDLTAILDARALIVHCQQRAPEVAG is encoded by the coding sequence ATGATGCCTGACGCCGCACTTTCGCCCAGTTCGCTCAGCGCCTTCGTGCGATTCCGCGACCGTGTGCGGGCGCGTACCGGGTCGGCGGAGCTGTTGGCGTTTCGCCTGGGGGATGAACGGTTCGCCTTCGACGTTCGCGCGCTCGACGAGGCCGTCGACCAGCCGCATGTCGAAATGACGCCGGTCAACGGCGCGGCGATCCTCGTTGGGCTCATGCGCCATGCCGACCGCTCGATTCCCGTCTTCGACACGGCACGAGTGCTCGGCGTGCGGCGCGACACCCTCGCGGCCGTCGACGCGCCATCGCAGGTGCTGGTGATGCGAAGCGGTGCGCGCCGTATCGCCCTGCTCGTCGATGCGATCGACGATGTGGTCACCCTCGAACTCACGACCATCCAGCCTCCCCCGTTCGATGCCGGCGATGAACTCCTCATCGGGGTGACATGGAATGGAGAGGACGGCGACCTGACCGCCATCCTCGATGCACGCGCGCTCATCGTGCATTGCCAGCAGCGCGCACCGGAGGTGGCGGGATGA
- a CDS encoding chemotaxis protein CheW, whose product MTARTRSASTAAGATIRLVTFGVSDAWYAADIAFVERVLRREGVHPVPNMPTWMDGVLEHHGRFVPVIDLCQRFALPGAAPSTPVTAHAATAHAGDAHRHPAAGGTQGRLLLLSSGQEVVAAAVDRVVDVRAVQLTDIAPPPALVRGVTGEFITGMVRRDQQVVYILDIAKLLSPDEHRALDGYRVEPSDRALSPS is encoded by the coding sequence ATGACCGCGCGCACGCGTTCCGCGTCGACGGCCGCAGGGGCGACGATACGCCTTGTCACCTTTGGTGTGAGTGACGCGTGGTATGCGGCCGACATCGCCTTCGTCGAGCGCGTCCTGCGCAGGGAAGGGGTGCATCCCGTTCCCAACATGCCCACGTGGATGGACGGCGTGCTGGAGCACCACGGGCGCTTCGTCCCCGTCATCGACCTCTGCCAGCGTTTCGCGCTCCCCGGTGCCGCGCCTTCCACTCCTGTCACGGCGCATGCCGCCACCGCGCACGCCGGCGACGCCCATCGGCACCCGGCCGCGGGCGGAACGCAGGGGCGACTCCTCCTCCTGTCGTCAGGCCAGGAGGTCGTGGCCGCCGCCGTGGACCGCGTCGTCGATGTGCGGGCGGTACAGCTGACGGACATTGCCCCGCCGCCGGCCCTCGTGCGCGGCGTCACCGGTGAGTTCATCACCGGCATGGTGCGGCGCGACCAACAGGTGGTCTACATCCTCGACATCGCGAAGCTCCTTTCGCCCGACGAGCATCGCGCGCTCGACGGATACCGGGTCGAACCCTCCGATCGAGCCCTCTCGCCGTCGTGA